In Microcoleus sp. FACHB-831, one genomic interval encodes:
- a CDS encoding cob(I)yrinic acid a,c-diamide adenosyltransferase: protein MTRTGIGIRTAQVRQERLVGQIHVYDGAGKGKSQAALGVVLRSIGLGINTQEATRVLLLRFLKGPERSYEEDAAIEALQRGFPHLIDQVRTGRAEFFGRDEITRFDTMEAQRGWDVAKGAIASGLYSVVVLDELNPVLDLGLLPLDEVIRTLKHKPEHLEIIVTGRATPQALLDIADLHSEMKPHDHPESREKGISGIEIYTGAGKGKSTSALGKALQAIGWGISQDLSHRVLIMQWLKGGTGYTEDAAIAALHQSYPHLVDHQRCGRDAIVWRGQQQELDYVEAERGWEIARSAIASGLYKTIILDELNPTVDLELLPVEPIVQALLRKPRDTEVIITGRCLHPPAYFNLASVHSEMICHKHYADKGVDLKRGVDF from the coding sequence ATGACCAGAACTGGAATTGGCATTCGCACGGCTCAAGTGCGTCAAGAGCGTCTTGTAGGTCAGATCCACGTATATGATGGAGCTGGCAAGGGGAAGTCTCAGGCGGCGCTGGGAGTTGTTTTGCGCTCGATTGGGCTGGGGATTAATACCCAAGAAGCCACCAGAGTGCTGCTGCTGCGGTTTCTCAAAGGCCCAGAAAGGTCTTATGAGGAAGATGCGGCGATTGAAGCGTTGCAGCGGGGTTTTCCTCACCTTATCGACCAAGTTAGGACTGGTCGCGCTGAGTTTTTTGGTCGTGACGAAATTACTCGCTTTGACACGATGGAAGCGCAACGCGGATGGGATGTAGCGAAAGGCGCGATCGCTTCTGGTTTATATTCGGTTGTTGTGCTGGATGAACTTAACCCCGTATTGGATTTGGGATTATTGCCTCTCGATGAAGTGATTCGGACGCTGAAACATAAACCCGAACATCTAGAAATCATAGTCACAGGTAGGGCGACGCCGCAAGCGCTGTTAGATATTGCGGATTTGCACTCTGAAATGAAACCCCACGATCACCCAGAGTCTAGAGAAAAAGGGATTTCCGGGATTGAGATTTATACGGGTGCTGGGAAAGGCAAGTCTACAAGTGCGCTGGGTAAAGCGTTGCAGGCTATTGGTTGGGGGATTAGTCAGGATTTGTCGCACCGCGTCTTGATTATGCAGTGGTTGAAGGGGGGGACTGGGTATACAGAGGATGCGGCGATCGCTGCTTTACATCAAAGTTACCCTCATTTAGTCGATCATCAGCGTTGCGGTAGGGATGCGATCGTGTGGCGCGGACAACAGCAAGAGTTAGACTATGTGGAAGCAGAGAGGGGATGGGAAATTGCTAGGAGCGCGATCGCTTCTGGACTCTACAAAACTATCATTTTGGATGAATTAAATCCCACAGTTGATTTAGAACTATTACCAGTTGAACCGATAGTGCAAGCGCTATTGCGTAAACCCCGCGATACTGAAGTGATTATTACGGGTAGGTGTCTGCATCCACCAGCTTATTTTAATCTCGCCAGCGTGCATTCTGAGATGATTTGTCACAAGCATTATGCAGACAAAGGCGTTGATTTAAAGCGCGGGGTTGATTTTTAG
- the fraC gene encoding filament integrity protein FraC, whose amino-acid sequence MNNVLPLQAILWQLFFLLIAIALEGYILQLKLNLSRKASIDYAMAINLITTILGWFSFFYLLPILPNYIKYQAIGYIFLDRFTPPQTATLTLEVILTLSIIFMSAFIVKLQSLKLLQRFLEPPKENESAEDQKNKLNRGNRLSSLKSTFSLSNPSKATVILVANALSSSVIVLILLVRSLRVHNNG is encoded by the coding sequence ATGAACAATGTTTTACCCTTACAGGCGATTCTCTGGCAGTTGTTTTTTTTGCTGATTGCGATCGCTCTTGAAGGATACATCTTGCAGTTGAAGCTAAACTTAAGTCGCAAAGCCAGCATTGACTACGCTATGGCTATTAATTTAATTACCACAATCTTGGGCTGGTTTTCTTTTTTTTATTTGCTACCTATATTACCAAATTATATAAAATATCAGGCAATTGGTTATATTTTTTTAGATCGTTTTACCCCTCCCCAAACAGCAACTTTGACTTTAGAGGTTATACTGACCCTCAGCATAATTTTTATGAGTGCATTTATCGTTAAACTTCAATCGCTAAAATTATTGCAAAGGTTTTTAGAACCCCCTAAAGAGAATGAATCGGCAGAGGATCAGAAAAATAAACTTAATCGCGGTAATCGTCTTAGCAGTCTCAAATCAACTTTTTCGCTTAGTAATCCCAGCAAAGCTACGGTTATACTGGTAGCAAATGCCTTGAGTAGTAGCGTAATTGTACTAATTTTGTTAGTGCGATCGCTGCGAGTACATAACAATGGATAA